A window of the Megalopta genalis isolate 19385.01 chromosome 2, iyMegGena1_principal, whole genome shotgun sequence genome harbors these coding sequences:
- the LOC117219421 gene encoding phospholipid phosphatase 1 isoform X2 translates to MSGKQSDNKRNVARSPSYNIFTRGNIYNLFIVLLTLLEFGTVPQQHIGFQCNDPKISFKFRGDTISMTTLLVGSFIIPFVVMWIAEYACYPSDSYDTTVGCAGSRAKQIWQWYGHYLIGLITLTFICDVMKSLIGEPRPHFLDTCRPREAVNCTDQYVRSYTCTNTVDSNWFVSDSSKSFPSGHSALAVFTSVFFVWYFQNRLPNQTFFLKPWLQCLVCLWAVICTLTRISDNRHHWWDVLAGSILGLAFSVLTVTVPCRAFRSNRVGSYVYSEPIENGQFNYNGKRHQIVKKLLNETTVDLPDGCELKNTSSSWKG, encoded by the exons ATGTCTGGAAAACAGAGCGATAATAAGAGAAACGTAGCCCGATCACCGTCGTACAACATTTTTACGCGAgggaatatttataatttat TTATCGTACTACTGACGTTATTGGAATTTGGCACCGTACCGCAGCAGCATATCGGCTTCCAGTGCAATGATCCGAAGATTTCTTTTAAGTTTAGGGGAGACACCATCTCCATGACTACACTACTCGTCGGATCCTTCATAATCCCGTTTGTGGTG ATGTGGATAGCGGAATACGCATGTTACCCTTCAGATAGCTACGATACAACTGTGGGATGCGCTGGTTCAagagcgaaacaaatatggCAGTGGTACGGACACTATTTGATCGGATTAATAACGTTGACATTTATATGCGATGTCATGAAAAGTCTGATCGGAGAACCAAGACCGCATTTTTTGGACACGTGTAGGCCACGCGAAGCTGTGAATTGTACCGACCA ATACGTGAGATCGTATACATGCACAAATACGGTTGACTCAAATTGGTTTGTCTCTGATTCTAGTAAATCATTTCCCTCGGGACACTCTGCTCTTGCTGTGTTCACGTCTGTTTTTTTCGTG TGGTACTTTCAAAATCGTCTACCAAATCAGACATTTTTCTTGAAACCATGGCTACAATGTCTCGTATGTTTGTGGGCAGTGATATGTACCCTGACTAGAATTAGTGATAACAGACATCACTGGTGGGACGTTCTCGCAGGCTCTATATTAGGTCTAGCGTTCAGTGTGCTAACTGTAACAGTGCCATGTCGTGCATTCCGCTCAAATCGTGTTGGCTCATATGTCTATAGCGAGCCTATAGAGAATGGACAGTTTAATTATAATGGCAAGAGGCACCAAATTGTGAAAAAACTCCTTAATGAAACAACAGTAGATCTTCCAGATGGTTGTGAATTAAAGAACACTTCATCAAGCTGGAAGGGATGA
- the LOC117219421 gene encoding phospholipid phosphatase 1 isoform X1, whose amino-acid sequence MQRSTEQLTTHCSTATLEEILDNPDGISTRTVSEKIMSICKNTIRWVLLVDVLLALSVIVLLTLLEFGTVPQQHIGFQCNDPKISFKFRGDTISMTTLLVGSFIIPFVVMWIAEYACYPSDSYDTTVGCAGSRAKQIWQWYGHYLIGLITLTFICDVMKSLIGEPRPHFLDTCRPREAVNCTDQYVRSYTCTNTVDSNWFVSDSSKSFPSGHSALAVFTSVFFVWYFQNRLPNQTFFLKPWLQCLVCLWAVICTLTRISDNRHHWWDVLAGSILGLAFSVLTVTVPCRAFRSNRVGSYVYSEPIENGQFNYNGKRHQIVKKLLNETTVDLPDGCELKNTSSSWKG is encoded by the exons ATGCAG aGATCAACGGAACAACTGACGACCCACTGCAGTACAGCAACTTTGGAGGAGATCCTGGATAATCCAGACGGAATTTCAACGCGTACAGTCTCCGAAAAGATCATGAGTATCTGCAAAAATACTATACGCTGGGTACTTCTCGTCGACGTGTTGCTCGCCCTATCAG TTATCGTACTACTGACGTTATTGGAATTTGGCACCGTACCGCAGCAGCATATCGGCTTCCAGTGCAATGATCCGAAGATTTCTTTTAAGTTTAGGGGAGACACCATCTCCATGACTACACTACTCGTCGGATCCTTCATAATCCCGTTTGTGGTG ATGTGGATAGCGGAATACGCATGTTACCCTTCAGATAGCTACGATACAACTGTGGGATGCGCTGGTTCAagagcgaaacaaatatggCAGTGGTACGGACACTATTTGATCGGATTAATAACGTTGACATTTATATGCGATGTCATGAAAAGTCTGATCGGAGAACCAAGACCGCATTTTTTGGACACGTGTAGGCCACGCGAAGCTGTGAATTGTACCGACCA ATACGTGAGATCGTATACATGCACAAATACGGTTGACTCAAATTGGTTTGTCTCTGATTCTAGTAAATCATTTCCCTCGGGACACTCTGCTCTTGCTGTGTTCACGTCTGTTTTTTTCGTG TGGTACTTTCAAAATCGTCTACCAAATCAGACATTTTTCTTGAAACCATGGCTACAATGTCTCGTATGTTTGTGGGCAGTGATATGTACCCTGACTAGAATTAGTGATAACAGACATCACTGGTGGGACGTTCTCGCAGGCTCTATATTAGGTCTAGCGTTCAGTGTGCTAACTGTAACAGTGCCATGTCGTGCATTCCGCTCAAATCGTGTTGGCTCATATGTCTATAGCGAGCCTATAGAGAATGGACAGTTTAATTATAATGGCAAGAGGCACCAAATTGTGAAAAAACTCCTTAATGAAACAACAGTAGATCTTCCAGATGGTTGTGAATTAAAGAACACTTCATCAAGCTGGAAGGGATGA
- the LOC117219421 gene encoding phospholipid phosphatase 1 isoform X3 produces the protein MSICKNTIRWVLLVDVLLALSVIVLLTLLEFGTVPQQHIGFQCNDPKISFKFRGDTISMTTLLVGSFIIPFVVMWIAEYACYPSDSYDTTVGCAGSRAKQIWQWYGHYLIGLITLTFICDVMKSLIGEPRPHFLDTCRPREAVNCTDQYVRSYTCTNTVDSNWFVSDSSKSFPSGHSALAVFTSVFFVWYFQNRLPNQTFFLKPWLQCLVCLWAVICTLTRISDNRHHWWDVLAGSILGLAFSVLTVTVPCRAFRSNRVGSYVYSEPIENGQFNYNGKRHQIVKKLLNETTVDLPDGCELKNTSSSWKG, from the exons ATGAGTATCTGCAAAAATACTATACGCTGGGTACTTCTCGTCGACGTGTTGCTCGCCCTATCAG TTATCGTACTACTGACGTTATTGGAATTTGGCACCGTACCGCAGCAGCATATCGGCTTCCAGTGCAATGATCCGAAGATTTCTTTTAAGTTTAGGGGAGACACCATCTCCATGACTACACTACTCGTCGGATCCTTCATAATCCCGTTTGTGGTG ATGTGGATAGCGGAATACGCATGTTACCCTTCAGATAGCTACGATACAACTGTGGGATGCGCTGGTTCAagagcgaaacaaatatggCAGTGGTACGGACACTATTTGATCGGATTAATAACGTTGACATTTATATGCGATGTCATGAAAAGTCTGATCGGAGAACCAAGACCGCATTTTTTGGACACGTGTAGGCCACGCGAAGCTGTGAATTGTACCGACCA ATACGTGAGATCGTATACATGCACAAATACGGTTGACTCAAATTGGTTTGTCTCTGATTCTAGTAAATCATTTCCCTCGGGACACTCTGCTCTTGCTGTGTTCACGTCTGTTTTTTTCGTG TGGTACTTTCAAAATCGTCTACCAAATCAGACATTTTTCTTGAAACCATGGCTACAATGTCTCGTATGTTTGTGGGCAGTGATATGTACCCTGACTAGAATTAGTGATAACAGACATCACTGGTGGGACGTTCTCGCAGGCTCTATATTAGGTCTAGCGTTCAGTGTGCTAACTGTAACAGTGCCATGTCGTGCATTCCGCTCAAATCGTGTTGGCTCATATGTCTATAGCGAGCCTATAGAGAATGGACAGTTTAATTATAATGGCAAGAGGCACCAAATTGTGAAAAAACTCCTTAATGAAACAACAGTAGATCTTCCAGATGGTTGTGAATTAAAGAACACTTCATCAAGCTGGAAGGGATGA
- the LOC117219422 gene encoding uncharacterized protein LOC117219422 isoform X2, translating to MSIYRDIQKVTQIPYSDETSTFVRHRESTISKRNRRINKPKLPRNANANCGINYSNQILEEQWKAKQIKANLNAAVKTGYNYNNTCSKVESIEDEEYLLKKYRLHKNAAIRGLLKNHKISLNDLQIPNKSDTIGEKEEAHVQHDSPLNNLMEGKYSMKLVQCPEEPEVFVTCEKLDENEYKDIDFTVPRLGKKKKVTPIQYYLNEDDSGFDFVKNNIKGKK from the exons ATGAGTATATATAGAGATATCCAAAAAGTGACTCAGATACCCTATAGTGATGAGACTTCAACATTCGTGCGACATAGAGAATCTACTATATCTAAAAGAAATCGAAGAATAAACAAGCCAAAACTTCCACGTAATGCAAAT gcCAATTGTGGTATCAATTACTCCAATCAAATCCTTGAAGAACAATGGAAAGCAAAACAAATCAAAGCTAATTTAAATGCTGCTGTTAAAACtggttataattataataatacatgCAGCAAAGTAGAGAGTATTGAGGATGAAGAATATTTGTTAAAGAAATATAGACTTCATAAAAATGCTGCAATTAGAGGACTTTTAAAAAATCATAAAATATCATTAAATGATTTACAAATACCAAACAAGTCTGACACTATAGGAGAAAAGGAGGAAGCACATGTCCAA cATGATTCTCCACTAAACAATTTAATGGAAGGAAAGTATTCTATGAAATTAGTTCAATGTCCAGAAGAACCAGAAGTTTTTGTTACATGTGAGAAATTAGATGAAAATGAATATAAGGATATTGATTTTACTGTACCACGTttaggtaaaaaaaaaaaagtcacACCAATACAATATTATCTTAATGAGGATGATTCAGGATTTGATTTTgtcaaaaataatataaaaggaaaaaaatga
- the LOC117219422 gene encoding uncharacterized protein LOC117219422 isoform X1: protein MSIYRDIQKVTQIPYSDETSTFVRHRESTISKRNRRINKPKLPRNANLYTEDDEKNDNEQKYDNSPQQLYKNEIASSIQEANCGINYSNQILEEQWKAKQIKANLNAAVKTGYNYNNTCSKVESIEDEEYLLKKYRLHKNAAIRGLLKNHKISLNDLQIPNKSDTIGEKEEAHVQHDSPLNNLMEGKYSMKLVQCPEEPEVFVTCEKLDENEYKDIDFTVPRLGKKKKVTPIQYYLNEDDSGFDFVKNNIKGKK, encoded by the exons ATGAGTATATATAGAGATATCCAAAAAGTGACTCAGATACCCTATAGTGATGAGACTTCAACATTCGTGCGACATAGAGAATCTACTATATCTAAAAGAAATCGAAGAATAAACAAGCCAAAACTTCCACGTAATGCAAAT TTATACACTGAAGACGATGAAAAAAATGACAATGAACAAAAATATGATAATTCTCCGCAACAACtgtataaaaatgaaattgcaTCTTCTATTCAAGAG gcCAATTGTGGTATCAATTACTCCAATCAAATCCTTGAAGAACAATGGAAAGCAAAACAAATCAAAGCTAATTTAAATGCTGCTGTTAAAACtggttataattataataatacatgCAGCAAAGTAGAGAGTATTGAGGATGAAGAATATTTGTTAAAGAAATATAGACTTCATAAAAATGCTGCAATTAGAGGACTTTTAAAAAATCATAAAATATCATTAAATGATTTACAAATACCAAACAAGTCTGACACTATAGGAGAAAAGGAGGAAGCACATGTCCAA cATGATTCTCCACTAAACAATTTAATGGAAGGAAAGTATTCTATGAAATTAGTTCAATGTCCAGAAGAACCAGAAGTTTTTGTTACATGTGAGAAATTAGATGAAAATGAATATAAGGATATTGATTTTACTGTACCACGTttaggtaaaaaaaaaaaagtcacACCAATACAATATTATCTTAATGAGGATGATTCAGGATTTGATTTTgtcaaaaataatataaaaggaaaaaaatga
- the Lrr47 gene encoding leucine-rich repeat 47 isoform X2, translated as MICTFFGKHYKINRVLNISKFINQGKATIRLIEPPHDLIIQADTIQLKSFMRILKLGMSKQMDASVLAISNLNPVRMASVPKIKVVVNKSSEYPILEGFPRTTEELYLVGLDRKSFDRQILRLQSLRILNLSNNRISSLPKELGSLQHLQELNLSQNCLDKAVKWVWLDQPAIKNNLKLLDISDNMLTMIPKEIGKLHAIVNFKASKNVLSYLPQSLGSLPNLKYLDVSKNKLKYLPGSMRNLRLILLDVCENKFDGENVNFVTDIDVLKLVECAGKSILKARLSYDASTIPLTLVKYLDAAKYCVCGNPCFDSYRRKFVEFLLTTIANSVKSSGHITVPFDCYFCSSNCVRIFARVKY; from the exons ATGATTTGTACTTTCTTTGGCAAACATTACAAAATAAACAGGGTATTAAATATAAG CAAATTTATTAATCAAGGAAAGGCAACAATACGTCTTATAGAACCACCACATGATTTAATTATTCAAGCTGATACGATTCAACTGAAAAGTTTTATGCGTATATTAAAGCTAGGAATGTCTAAACAAATGGATGCGTCAGTTCTAGCTATTTCAAATTTGAACCCAGTACGTATGGCTTCTGTTCCAAAAATTAAAGTTGTGGTTAATAAATCTTCTGAGTACCCAATTTTGGAGGGTTTCCCAAGAACTACTGAAGAATTGTACTTAGTTGGGTTAGACAGAAAATCTTTTGATAGACAAATTTTAAGGCTTCAAAGCTTGAGAATATTAAACTTATCCAACAATAGGATTTCATCTTTGCCTAAAGAATTAGGTTCATTACAACATTTACAAGAACTTAATCTATCACAAAATTGCCTTGATAAAGCTGTGAAATGGGTATGGCTAGATCAACCTGCTATAaagaataatttaaaattattggaCATAAGCGATAATATG TTAACTATGATACCAAAAGAGATTGGAAAGCTTCATGCTATTGTTAATTTCAAAGCTAGTAAAAATGTATTATCATATTTACCACAAAGTCTGGGATCATTACCAAATTTGAAATATTTAGATGTATcaaagaataaattaaaatatttgccAGGAAGTATGAGAAACTTGCGATTAATTTTGTTAGATGTGTGTGAAAATAAATTTGATGGTGAAAATGTGAATTTTGTAACTGACATAGATGTACTCAAATTAGTTGAGTGCGCTGGCAAATCAATTCTTAAAGCAAG gcTTTCATATGATGCCAGTACAATTCCACTAACATTAGTAAAATATTTGGATGCAGCAAAGTATTGTGTCTGTGGCAATCCTTGTTTTGATTCTTACAGAAGAAAATTTGTAGAATTCCTTTTGACTACAATAGCAAATAGTGTAAAATCATCAGGACATATTACAGTACCATTTGATTGTTATTTTTGTTCAAGTAATTGTGTACGTATTTTTGCAAGAGTGAAGTATTAA
- the Lrr47 gene encoding leucine-rich repeat 47 isoform X1: MKLYCNIEVNNRVSSTNIIRRKSQRSILAIGRHTVKGNDLYFLWQTLQNKQGIKYKIDNNIDKIFSKFINQGKATIRLIEPPHDLIIQADTIQLKSFMRILKLGMSKQMDASVLAISNLNPVRMASVPKIKVVVNKSSEYPILEGFPRTTEELYLVGLDRKSFDRQILRLQSLRILNLSNNRISSLPKELGSLQHLQELNLSQNCLDKAVKWVWLDQPAIKNNLKLLDISDNMLTMIPKEIGKLHAIVNFKASKNVLSYLPQSLGSLPNLKYLDVSKNKLKYLPGSMRNLRLILLDVCENKFDGENVNFVTDIDVLKLVECAGKSILKARLSYDASTIPLTLVKYLDAAKYCVCGNPCFDSYRRKFVEFLLTTIANSVKSSGHITVPFDCYFCSSNCVRIFARVKY, encoded by the exons ATGAAATTATACTGCAACATAGAAGTTAATAATAGAGTTTCGTCTACAAATATAATACGACGAAAATCACAGCGTTCAATTTTAGCAATTGGAAGGCACACAGTAAAAGGCAATGATTTGTACTTTCTTTGGCAAACATTACAAAATAAACAGGGTATTAAATATAAG aTTGATAATAACATAGATAAAATTTTTAGCAAATTTATTAATCAAGGAAAGGCAACAATACGTCTTATAGAACCACCACATGATTTAATTATTCAAGCTGATACGATTCAACTGAAAAGTTTTATGCGTATATTAAAGCTAGGAATGTCTAAACAAATGGATGCGTCAGTTCTAGCTATTTCAAATTTGAACCCAGTACGTATGGCTTCTGTTCCAAAAATTAAAGTTGTGGTTAATAAATCTTCTGAGTACCCAATTTTGGAGGGTTTCCCAAGAACTACTGAAGAATTGTACTTAGTTGGGTTAGACAGAAAATCTTTTGATAGACAAATTTTAAGGCTTCAAAGCTTGAGAATATTAAACTTATCCAACAATAGGATTTCATCTTTGCCTAAAGAATTAGGTTCATTACAACATTTACAAGAACTTAATCTATCACAAAATTGCCTTGATAAAGCTGTGAAATGGGTATGGCTAGATCAACCTGCTATAaagaataatttaaaattattggaCATAAGCGATAATATG TTAACTATGATACCAAAAGAGATTGGAAAGCTTCATGCTATTGTTAATTTCAAAGCTAGTAAAAATGTATTATCATATTTACCACAAAGTCTGGGATCATTACCAAATTTGAAATATTTAGATGTATcaaagaataaattaaaatatttgccAGGAAGTATGAGAAACTTGCGATTAATTTTGTTAGATGTGTGTGAAAATAAATTTGATGGTGAAAATGTGAATTTTGTAACTGACATAGATGTACTCAAATTAGTTGAGTGCGCTGGCAAATCAATTCTTAAAGCAAG gcTTTCATATGATGCCAGTACAATTCCACTAACATTAGTAAAATATTTGGATGCAGCAAAGTATTGTGTCTGTGGCAATCCTTGTTTTGATTCTTACAGAAGAAAATTTGTAGAATTCCTTTTGACTACAATAGCAAATAGTGTAAAATCATCAGGACATATTACAGTACCATTTGATTGTTATTTTTGTTCAAGTAATTGTGTACGTATTTTTGCAAGAGTGAAGTATTAA